From the Hemicordylus capensis ecotype Gifberg chromosome 1, rHemCap1.1.pri, whole genome shotgun sequence genome, the window ACCTTTACAGATAGGACTTTTGGGCCTCCTATGACAAAATCCGTTTATTTTGGCTTCACTCTTGAAACAGCAGAATATTAAAAAGGTATTTATTTGCCTCACTTTCAATCTTTAGCTTCCTGCTTTCAACAAACAGTCCTATCCCATCAGCTTCAAAGTCATCTAAGCCTCTTCCCCCATCTCTCCTTGGGAGCTGCCTTCACTCCAAATATTGCCAAATACCTGAGTTTTGTATTGTGCTTCTGCCCTCTGTTTCCCCCTAGAAGTCTTTGTCTCTGGCTCTGTTTGTTCCTCTGGACATCCTAAGGTGACACAGCACTGTCTAGATTAGAATCCATATGTTATTCACACTTGCTAATTTGGTTCTGTATaattctccctgcccccgcccAATTTGGCTCCAAAGTATAGTGCACACGTGTAAGAAAGACAAGTCTGAGCAAGCTAGGTAATACCGATTCTACCAACCTTTTGTTTCTAGCAGTCAATTTGAAATCGTAATCTGTTTGTTAATTTGTATAAGTGGATAGGAAACCTAGGTTCTAAACTTTAGAATACTGCACAAAGATCATTAGAAAAAGTAAGCTTGAAGTCTCAAGCTGTTGGAGATATGGGTATTCCAATAAGATCCCTGCAGGTATTAAATCCAGCAACTCAGAGCCACTGACAACTAATTGAACAGGTTGTGATGTGATGTAATGCATGCTGCTAAATACATAATTATTTTCTTAAAAGGCAGACTTTCAGCACAATCCTGtgtatttttcttcagaaatacaCGCCATTACATTCGTTGGGGCTTGCTTCCATGTAAGTTTGTATAGGATTGTGTTCTTGGAGTAGCAGCAAGCAATCATCTGGTCATTTATTAATCTTTAAAACCCAGGAATACTTGGAGAAACAAGCTAGTTATCTAAGTTGTCACCAATAATGCTGTTAGGTTTCTGCCCTGAGTTTTCTGTAAATAAGAGACTAGAGCTTCAGTCTAAACACCCTTTATTAgagaataagccccactgaacacattgagtaagcatgcataggatcacGCTGTGTGAGACTTCATCACATGGAGAAAAGCCAATGTAAATAAACCACTTGTTTCTTCGGTGATGATGATGTATTCACTTATCTCAAATTACCTCAACCGAGTCCATCTCATCAGCTACTTGCAGTTGCACTACCATTTACAGGCTAATGTTAAATCATGTCCTTTACGTAAATTGGAAAAATTTCTAGCTTTTACTACAGTGATGCAAAGGGGATAATCAGTCAGTTATATCAGTTGAACTTAAATATGGAGGCTATGCCTTCATATGAAGGAGACCTGGAAGCAGAATGAGTAAAGATGATTGGAATATAGACGAAAATGGAGAGGAACGAGAATTAATGTACTTGACATTTTGCCACAAAGTCTGCTCTAAAGCAGATGAAGCTAAGATTACATTAATATTGACATAATACCCTTGCATTAGTTGAAATTGGAGTTCAGCGGAAGAATTTAAGTAGAATTAATGGGAACAAGACTTCCAGAGTCTTTCCTCTCCATAGTTGGATGACTAGTTGATTGGGTTAAGCATATCGGCATAAATTAGTTATCCAACAGGTCTGGCTAACTGCCTCCAAATTGTCCATTTATGCAACGAACAGGGAAGCTCAATTTCAACATTTAAAGTTTTTACACAGTGGCTGTATGCTTGCACATGATGCACAAACAATATATTCCAAATATTGTTGGAAAGGCTATGGTAGCCTAGGGTTCTTTTATCAGCTGTGGTGGGGATGTCCTGTAAATAATTGGGAGCAAGTTTTAAATTCAGTGTGTGGAATTATTTTTATGCCAACCGAGAAACACCTAGAAATGATGGTGTTAGAAGGAAGTGAATTTTCTTTTCTATCCACTCATAAGAGCTCTTGTCTAATATACTGTTTACAACACAGATTTCATTTGCCAGTAAATGGAAATTGTCTGTTCCACTTTCCTTGAAGCAATGATGGAGGGACAAAGTGGAAGATCTCAGGATTATGCATAACCTAATTTGTCAAGTTCAGGCAGATAAAGCTATGGAGGGTTGTTTCCTGCCTGCCTGAACTTGGCAAATTAGGTTATGCATAATCCTGAGATCTTCCACTTTGTCCCTCCATTGCTTCAAGGAAAATGAAACAGACAATTTCCATTTACTAGCAAGAGAAATCTGAGCTGCAAACAGTAAATTAGACAAGAGCCTCATGAGCAGATAGTCAGAAGAAAGAAAATTTATTAGCATTGTTTCTAGGTGTTTTTCAATTGGACAACACAAAATAAGTGAAAAATAAGAGAAGAACTCTTTATTTACTTCGTTGTGCTACTTTCATATTGGGAGTCAGAAGAGGATAATGCCGTAGCTCCTGCAAATATGAAAATGTTTCTCTGAATCTATTATGGTTTGTTTTTACTTTGCACATATATTTAGATTGAATGCTTTGCTTaacatttttgttttacttaTCAGATGATCTGCTCTTGTTTCATTAATATGTATTATAgatttttgagggtttttttctttttgatctTGGAAATTTTCTGTGTGTATTTTGTTATAATATTATCAGTGTTTTGCTGCACTGGCTTTTTCCAAGtggtcttcttttcttttttccttttattcTGCTTTGTTTTcacctttttagattgtaaatctgtgggctgggtgtgtgtgtgtgtgtttatttatacATATGCACCACCCAGAAATTTTAGGTAATTTCTAAAGAgcaatggctaacatcctgactactTGCACTTGCAGGTGAACACTGTGTTTGTGCAAGGACATTGCACAGGCAAGTTCCACTACATTGAGAGCTTGCATTTCAGACTGGTGTTGCGCTGGCATAATGCCGTTGTGCTATCTTAAAGGTGTTGCACAAAGAAAGGAGAACAGGCCTTGtgctagcagaagatgttgacaagttgcacaACACTTGTTGCACTGTAACTGTGTATGTCTCAGAGAAGGTCTTCCATTCTCTGTAACATCATCTCATACCACAACTTTGTACTGTTCCACAACATTTTTGTGTGAGTGCAATGTTGTTCATTGCACAACtgcaccattagtcaggatgtcagccactattttactAAGATCttcaatttttaaatatatatattttagaaaaACTAATCCTGATTTGCTTAACCTGGTTAACTAGCAACCCAAATAAGTTAGAAaaaccctatgtgccacaatagaacatcatcctaaattattttttttaaggtttttgtaaattgtggatgatgcaagtcatttagtggtactagagaaagacatgctgttctggtagctgcagttcttaacactcacatcaattttggaggatgaatacaactgaaggaagctcgggtgggtgtgcggctgggggagtcagtcatgtgacttgcctcggggggggggccaaggcagtgggcccccagacaactgtctccccttgccctatagttacgcccctggtgatcAGGTGGACTAATAGAAATATTTTCTACTAACTTTTATTAACTTGGAGCAGGACGGCATGTTTGTTATGAGTAGTTCTGCCATTCTGTCTCCTTCCCCCAGCTTTCTTTTATTGGATAAAGCAGCTGCAGGATAGTTTCAGGGTGAATGGAGAACTGGTGGGGAAGGAGTTTATCCTTTCCCCACCACTTCCCCACTGGTTTATCCCTTTCCTTTCAAGACATTTGTCTACTAAAAATACACGccaccagctgcttttctctTCTAGTGAAATACAATTCCCCGTATCTTTTACCTCGTATCAAGAAAAGAAGATGTATAAGGTGGATTTTGAATGGACCATTGACTGGGAAGGAAAAACATTAAGGCAAGAGCCCCACCACATTGGCCCTGTGTCATCTACTGCTGAGGTGTACCAGCTACAAAATAGTTGCTCAGGGGGACATATGAACACATAGAATTAAGGAACAGGATACCTTTGAGCTCATACTGAGCCCAGCAATGTGTTTTAGTAACTGAGCTCACAGGCCTTTCACACACAAGCTGACTCCtagttcttcctcccccccccagctttcttTGTTTCAACAGTCTGATTTAGGAAGGTAGGAGGTAGCCTCTTTGTTACTATAATTAAACAACAGAGAGAGAAACCCTCACTGGCTGCACAACATCCATAACCTCATCTACTTTCTGTCCATCCCAGCTTTAAATGATAAACACTCTCAAGAAAAAGAATGGGAGGACTACACATTATTGGCAAGGCTGGAGCCCAAGCAAGGGTGTAGCAGATGtccttctcggcttctctggctgttgaagTGGGcttggccatgggggctgtcatagaGAGCATTTATACTTCTGAAtatgcaactacatcactggacCCAAGTGGTAGCACGTGCAAAAATCTGCCCCTCCTGCCACATAGTCTTCACTGTCACAGAAACACAACTATTGTCCAGTGCCACTGGATAAATATTAAGCAGCATCGTGTTCTTATGATCTTGGGCGAAGTTAAATTTGAAGCCAAGGAAAGATAGTTCCATCAAGCCCGGTAACTTTGAAGGTGTTTCCTAAGCAAGCAAGGAAAATGTGAATCTGATTGTGATTTtgctcttctctcttctcttgtAAAGGCCCCCTTGTTTAGATTATTTTAAATGGATGTATGAATCCAGATCTCTGGGATGGCAGACTGCTCATGTTACAGCAGCAATTCAACTGTGGGGTCTAGGTTGTTGTAGCACCACTAAATCTATAAGCTTTCACTGGCTTTAGTTCTCAGATGCTTTTCAGTCAAAACAGCATATTAAAACTTTTAGTAATGAATATTGTGGAAGCCAGGTTGatacatatatatgtatgtatgtcacATAAGATTGTCTACCTGGTATTCATATGCTGAAGCTGTGTGCATTTTCTGGTTAGAAAACCATGTGGTGTTAACTTAAATACAAAGAAAAGACAGTACAATATTGATACTATAGTAATAAATTATACGTATGTTTTATTGCAAAGTTTGTTATGAGTAACATGTAGAAATAACTCTAAGATCCCCCTCAGAAGCTTCAGAAATACACAAGGAAGAACACCCATGTCCCATAAGGACTGCTTATGCAGGGTTTCTTGCTTTAAATATCATGTTGCTCAAATATAGTTGGTTGTTATAAACATGGCAAagagttttttgttctttttgaaaAATGCACCTTAGAGGGGAAAGTACTTTAATAAACACGCAGAATCCCACCCAGTGGCTCAGCATGCACAAATATCTACTGTCAAGCAGGAGTGCAAGGGCTCCAAGAGTGCTATAAATTTTGTGCTTTTGAGGAACGACAGTGGCCACAAATAATGAGAAAGAAAAGGACTGTTTGCAGATTAATAGGTGGAAGAGACAAAGTAGTTTCTGGGTTGGCTTAGAGAGTGCAATACGTAATAAACCACATTCATGATACCCAAGAGGCAGGAAGGGGATTAAGCACAGTGTAGGCAGTTTGTTCTAACAGGCTTTGATTTGCAATGTCTGTTGCTCGCTGCATGGAATAGGGAGGAAGGATTTACATATAGACATGTCTTACATTATGCAGATGTGTATTTATTTTACAGAACAAGATTAAGGAAGACCCTCTTTTCCAAGAGTGATGGTGAACAAAGCCACTCACCCTTCATAATGGTGTAATTCACCAACCGCTTATGAAGCAATTGTTCCTTAAAGAGGCATTAACTATTTCTGAACattgaaagaaagagacagatgtGGATAATGGCCCCAATCCCATTCAGTCTGACATATGTAACAACTGATGGTTCCAGATGCAGATGTGCATCTGCAGGAGACATATCAAGCCACTTCCCCATGGAGCTACACACAACTGCTCCTGTATTTAGAtctcccttgctggatcaggacaaTTGCTTTTGGATTTCAAAGGAAGCCACCTGAACAGAACTTATTCGACCAGTTTGGCTATTTATAAAATGCTGCCTTTTAATATGTGATAGGCAGTAAATTACTTTGTGCCATCATGATCGCATTTAAGTGCCTTTGGTtcacagccacaaaatggcctaATGATGCATCTGTGGGAACAGAAGCGTGTCATTGCTTTTCAGTAGCTTCTGTTTTAAATGATATAAATGTTCTCTGGTCTTTAAAGGAAATCTTGCAAGcgtcccccaccccaaccccccatTAATTTCTTTTTGAGAAAATATTATTTAGCAAAGTTATTccaataattattataattatccAAGGTTTTTCTGTGTATTTCCATATTCTCCGAACAATTTGCATATCAGTTTGGATAAATAAAAAATCAGgaacacaaatcaaataaatgctGTGTCTTTTCATTCAGTATTGGACAAAATCAGTAAGGTGTCACAAGCCACACTGGATGAAACCATCCCTTGGAGCTCAAAAGAACTATACCAGAGTAATTATCTGTGAAATTATCTGTTTTAAAATCCTTCATTTTTATACAGACAAGCCAAGATAAGCTAAAGTCAACCTAGATGAAGTTGGATCCAATTTCACATAAATGAAAATATGGAGAATCACAAGCAAAATAACTGGAGTGCAAATAATAGGCAACATCCAAACTAGTTAAGCCCTAGGTGAcaaacttaagtcccattaacttcaatgggacttactcatgATTACCTTAGCCTGGATGTTGCTCaaaaaacacaattaattttaatttaaaaaaactggaCTGTCTCACAGTCTGAAGCTGTAAGCCATGCTTGAGAAATATTTTCTAACATGTAAACCCTGGGAATGagcaattttttatttaaaaaaacacagctaATCCACATGATTCCTTACTCTGGAGCAAGCATTCCTGTTGTAGTCTTAGGGACTCCTAAGGACATTATAACAAATAAAATAGTGACCACTACCTTAATAACTTAATAacttaagagccagcgtggtgtagtggttagagtgctggactaggactggggagacccgagttcaaatccccattcagccatgaaactagctgggtgactctgggccagtcacttctctctcagcctaacctacttcacagggttgttgtgagagagaaactcaagtatgtagtacactgctccgggctccttggaggaagagcgggatataaatgtaataataataataataataatgccatttTACTAAGGAAATGGCAATGCTGTACTGAGTAAGCACAGGAAATCCTCTGTTGTGTACAAAGTATCATTGGGATCTTTCTTACCACAATGATCATTACAATAATTTATGCTTCAAGAAAAAATATTTAGCATTTTCTATGCCCATTTTTATGatattgagtttttaaaaaggtatttccAGGTATCCTATATATTTTCTCACCATTAGATTTTTGCTGCTGCACAGATAATTTTTTCTAAAAACCCACAGTATTTCGCTTATAAAATGTCCTGAATGGAAATTTTATAGGCAATGTGCCCCACatcatatgtatttatttagcccATACTTGCCTCAACAGCATGAAGCAGGTTAAAACACTTTTAAGATAAAAGCAAAGTGTAAAAGACCAGGAGGGAAAAAAATACTAAATTATAAAATATCATTGAATTGTTCAATTCTGTCCACTAAAAACTATCCCATATTTAAAGTTCATGTAGTTCTTCTAGAAGATGCTCCGACTATGGAGAAGCAGAAAAAGTTATGGAGCTCCAGGGAAAGGAATTCAAAATTAAGTTTCTTATCTATTGAATTCCCTTCCCTGCAGTTCCATAAGTGTAGAACACTTGCACAGAGAGACTtatcacacaactgaaaactgggtaggacgcATATCATCCTCAGATTTggaagctgtgcacactcctaattttcagttgtgtgaaagtaAACAAATAGGTagaaggaaggagaagtgattgtgtgggagacagaagctgggtaggaccaCCATTCTGCCTAAATGGGTAGGACCATTTAACTGCCTGGTTAAATGCTTCTGGGTATGAAagttcctgtctcccacacaaacACTTCTCCCTCTTTTTacctgtttgctcccacacaactgaaaagtgGAAGCTCGCACAGCTCCCAAGcctaggtaggacacttgtcccacCCAGGTTTCAGTTGTGCAAACAGCATCagaatgtctctgtgtgtgcttatTATACAAACTTGCTGCACTTGGCTGATCTTAAAGATTACAATAGGACATAGAGGAAGAAGCAATCCGTGGGGCAGGAAGGGCCCAAAAACACCTTTTTGGAAGTTAATCAGCTCTGGTTGCAAATGAAGAATGAATGTAGAGGAATAGATAAGATTAGATACTTCTTGTACCAAAACCCATTCCTAAGGAACACTtaagtttcattttgtttttacagAATTGGCACAAAAAATAAGCCTTTAGTAAATTTCAGTCTAACAAAGATCCATAGGATCACATATATGCAAAAAGGCAGTCTTGTCTCATTATAAAGAGTCCCTGCTTATACTAGGAATCCACCTTGGGAAAGATGCTGACTTTATTGTTCCTGCtaatttttctttctcctttacacTTGGACTGCTTTGTCTGGATGAGCTCCTCAGGGGTATTCCCCAAAGGAGGCAGTAGTCGCTTCTTACTGTTCCGATTTTCTGACAGCCATTGTGGAGGCAGCTCAAAAGGCCCAAAGCCTAGCTGCATGGAATACTTCTCATTAGCCAGTTCTGCTTCTGTTGGCATCACTGGAGCCACTTGCGCTGAAGAGTCTGCAACTGCTTGCGGCATCGGCCTCTGAACTAAAGACTGTGTTACACCTAAGCTGGTTGTAGGGATTTCCTTCTGCTGATAGTCAGTAGAGCCAATAGATTTTGTTTCATTCTCTTCCTCGTCCTCCGTGGGTTTGAAAatctgctgctgcccaatgtgaAACATCTCTAGAAGCTGGCTACCAGAACGGACATGAGGCTCCAGATTGGCATCCCCGGCAACTCCAGAGCTGACAATGTTCCTCCTACTATACCTTCGATGTAGCTGCACAATTGTCCCTACTAAACATTTACGTACAGATTTGTTAACAGtcaggaagagcagagggttggcTAGCAATGATATCTTAGGCAGCCAGATGGCAGTGAGAAGCAAGAACACTGAAGTGTCAGAAGCATTGAGTACAGAGCGGTAAATTACCAAAGTCATGTAGGGGATACTGCAGAAAAtaaaaatcataaccatggacaGCAGCATGACATGAAGTTCAGATTCCCTCTGGGAGGCATAAGGAATAGAAATGGTATTCTGAGGGGTTCTTAAGGCAGCAATTATGACTTTTTTCTTCTGGCTGGCACTCAGCGCCCTGCGGATGAGGATCATGAAGAGAAACACCAGAGCTACTGGCACAATCACAGTGGTAACGTTGTAAATAATGACATACACTAAGTGGCCAATGGAGTAATTCCAGGGCTGAGTGCAAGTGGACATGGCATAAATATCTGACACGTTGGTCACAGCAAATGCAGGAATGCTGGCCACTACTGCATGGGCCCAGATGTAAATCACCAGGTCTCGAGACTTGGCATCTGATATTTTCCTTTCCAGTGGGTACAAAATGGAATAATAcctaccaaaaaataaaaagagaaaagttTGTAAGAGTTATATAAATGTAGGCACTCATTACAGCTGGGGAAAGTGCTCCTCCAGCAGACTGATTGCAATCAAGGTGATTTAAATAATGGATTTAAATCAAGTTCCCCATTTTGAAATCTATACATTCATGCATACTAACTGGCTGCTATAGCAATTAAAACTTATTGGTTTGCAACTAAGCAGAGCATTATGATTTTGAAATTGCTGAAATAAATCACGGCATTATTTGTACAAtggaaaatgtatttattttacatagattttttttaaaagctgtctttCAGCCAAAAGGAAAGCATGATCTACTTCACAAGATATGTTAAACTTGGAAAATAAAAATCTGGTATAAATTATTAACAGTCTATATTGCTTAACAGCTTCAGTGTCAAGTATGCATCCCATGGAAATCAATAGCAACACacggaggcaggtctcacgatcaaggagacccgcctcgggagggttagcagggagagcgggcttagcccactcgcTCTCCCAACACACGAGCAGTCAAGCTGCTCCGGGCAGccgaatcagctgcccacacaactgccggctccgttatggagccggcgggggctgggggaattgggggccgcatggcccccagaagttccagcatgccctgcttgagcacgcagggcatgctggagagatctccgagctgggaggctgcttttgagcctcccagtcgggggtctactcattagTTGTgaggagccgcaccgcagcaacatacgattagaaaaaccgggtttgcgaagttcttgctccgcaaacccggtttaagggcagggctatTTAAGCGgatgacccgcttaagaaccaccgggcttacagcagagctcggtggttctcacgatgggagaaaattgggctagcctccgctagctcggttttctcccatcatgtgaatagcctcactgactttTTCTCTCTCCATAGCAATAACATCCCAGGGCCGTCATTGAATTTGAGCTAGATTTCATCCTTTCTCTATATTGCAACTGCTGTTTTTGTATTACAGTCCATGTGAACAGGTGTTTAACCACAAGTTATCTGAGCTCTAGCAGCTCCAGACAAACTATACGCTCACCTAGAAGACTCACTAGTTAGAGAAAGGTAATTGGTAAGATTCTTGAGTCCTAGAATTTTAAAGAAAAAGCTCCCCTATTGACAAGCTCCGCTGGTGACCGAGAGCAGTGAACAGCTGCTCAAAGTAGCTTTTTTTCCTGTTACAAAAAGCCAACCGGGAAAAGATAACGCATGAATGAGGTAATATCTACAGAAGAAGACTTCTGCCCAGTAACTGGatgaacactcaaaatggcaatGGGGAATCCCAGACAACAAGACAGCTAGTCAAAGTCTGCACCACATCTTGACAGGACCGGATTAAGGGAAAAGAAGTAACCAGCCTCCCTGCTGGCGATGACAGGAGCACACAAAGAAATTACTCATACACACATCAGCAAAATCAGGCTGCTTGAGGATAGATCTGAAGAAACATGAAGCTGGTTAGATTTAAGCTGACCACATCTTAGAAAGGCAGCCAATGTATGCCATTTGCATTTTCTGCTGAAAGAGACTGTTGTCCATCTTGCATCAAAGGATGGTTGCAAAGCTAAAACATTGCTTTGATCTTTGTTTCAAACTTTTTGAAACAGAAGTTGATAGATAAATAGAGGTTTAGAACTGAAGCCAGATAGCAGTTGAATGGCTTCAGCAAGCCACCATTCAACAAGAATTCATtttatcatctttttaaaaaaaaattc encodes:
- the GPR176 gene encoding G-protein coupled receptor 176 isoform X1, yielding MGYNASWVSGNESERGPYQAVTRALNASSAHIVGINRSAPWIGTLGDEGDQEEQTYRHFTTTVQIVIFIGSLLGNFMVLWSTCRTSVFKSVTNRFIKNLACSGICASLVCVPFDIVLSASPHCCWWIYTMVFCKIIKFLHKVFCSVTILSFPAIALDRYYSILYPLERKISDAKSRDLVIYIWAHAVVASIPAFAVTNVSDIYAMSTCTQPWNYSIGHLVYVIIYNVTTVIVPVALVFLFMILIRRALSASQKKKVIIAALRTPQNTISIPYASQRESELHVMLLSMVMIFIFCSIPYMTLVIYRSVLNASDTSVFLLLTAIWLPKISLLANPLLFLTVNKSVRKCLVGTIVQLHRRYSRRNIVSSGVAGDANLEPHVRSGSQLLEMFHIGQQQIFKPTEDEEENETKSIGSTDYQQKEIPTTSLGVTQSLVQRPMPQAVADSSAQVAPVMPTEAELANEKYSMQLGFGPFELPPQWLSENRNSKKRLLPPLGNTPEELIQTKQSKCKGERKISRNNKVSIFPKVDS
- the GPR176 gene encoding G-protein coupled receptor 176 isoform X2 — translated: MVLWSTCRTSVFKSVTNRFIKNLACSGICASLVCVPFDIVLSASPHCCWWIYTMVFCKIIKFLHKVFCSVTILSFPAIALDRYYSILYPLERKISDAKSRDLVIYIWAHAVVASIPAFAVTNVSDIYAMSTCTQPWNYSIGHLVYVIIYNVTTVIVPVALVFLFMILIRRALSASQKKKVIIAALRTPQNTISIPYASQRESELHVMLLSMVMIFIFCSIPYMTLVIYRSVLNASDTSVFLLLTAIWLPKISLLANPLLFLTVNKSVRKCLVGTIVQLHRRYSRRNIVSSGVAGDANLEPHVRSGSQLLEMFHIGQQQIFKPTEDEEENETKSIGSTDYQQKEIPTTSLGVTQSLVQRPMPQAVADSSAQVAPVMPTEAELANEKYSMQLGFGPFELPPQWLSENRNSKKRLLPPLGNTPEELIQTKQSKCKGERKISRNNKVSIFPKVDS